The Mycobacterium seoulense genome has a window encoding:
- a CDS encoding S1C family serine protease, with product MGKSNHRSVWWSWLVSVLAVVGLGLGLGVAPAAASPFPRPQAPIDAAALVGQVGPQVVNISTKFGYNNAVGAGTGIVIDPNGVVLTNNHVISGATDISAFDVGNGQTYAVDVVGYDRSQDVAVLQLRGGAGLPSAAIGGGVTVGQPVVAMGNAGGQGGTPSAVSGKVIALNQSVSATDTLTGANESLGGLIQADTPIRPGDSGGPLVNNDGQVVGLNTAATDNYKMSGGGQGFAIPIGHAMGVAGQIRSGAASNTVHIGPTAFLGLGVTDSNGNGARVERVVTGGPAAGAGISPGDVITGVDNAPITGATSMTDVLVPHHPGDNIAVHYRSAGGGDRTTIVTLGEGPPA from the coding sequence ATGGGCAAATCGAACCACCGCTCGGTCTGGTGGTCATGGTTGGTCAGCGTGCTGGCCGTGGTCGGGCTGGGACTCGGCTTGGGCGTCGCGCCGGCGGCCGCATCGCCGTTCCCCCGGCCGCAGGCTCCGATCGATGCCGCCGCGCTGGTCGGTCAGGTCGGGCCGCAGGTGGTCAACATCAGCACCAAGTTCGGCTACAACAACGCGGTGGGCGCCGGGACGGGGATCGTGATCGACCCCAATGGCGTCGTGCTGACCAACAACCACGTCATCTCCGGCGCGACGGACATCAGCGCGTTCGACGTGGGCAACGGCCAGACGTACGCGGTCGACGTGGTCGGTTACGACCGCAGCCAGGACGTCGCGGTGCTGCAACTGCGCGGCGGGGCCGGGCTTCCGAGCGCCGCGATCGGCGGTGGGGTGACGGTGGGCCAGCCGGTCGTGGCGATGGGCAACGCCGGTGGCCAGGGTGGAACGCCCAGCGCGGTGTCCGGCAAGGTCATCGCGCTCAACCAGTCCGTGTCGGCAACCGACACCCTGACCGGCGCGAACGAGTCGCTGGGCGGGCTGATCCAGGCCGACACGCCGATCAGGCCGGGCGACTCGGGTGGCCCGCTGGTCAACAACGACGGGCAGGTCGTCGGCTTGAACACGGCCGCCACCGACAATTACAAGATGTCGGGCGGCGGGCAGGGCTTCGCCATCCCGATCGGCCACGCGATGGGCGTGGCCGGGCAGATCAGGTCGGGCGCCGCGTCGAACACCGTGCACATCGGCCCGACCGCGTTCCTCGGCCTGGGCGTCACCGACAGCAACGGCAACGGCGCGCGCGTCGAACGCGTGGTCACCGGCGGTCCCGCGGCGGGGGCCGGGATCTCTCCCGGTGATGTCATCACCGGCGTCGACAACGCCCCGATCACCGGGGCCACGTCGATGACGGACGTCCTCGTGCCGCACCACCCGGGCGACAACATCGCGGTGCACTACCGCTCCGCCGGGGGCGGCGACCGCACCACGATTGTGACGCTGGGGGAAGGGCCGCCGGCCTGA
- a CDS encoding TIGR03668 family PPOX class F420-dependent oxidoreductase produces the protein MGEFDPKARFGRSPVARLATVTPGGLPHLVPVVFAVAEGSPDVVYTAVDAKPKTTRRLRRLANIENDPNVSLLVDHYADDWTRLWWVRADGAAAIHTDGAAMESAYRLLRAKYPQYQSVSLDGPVIAVAVRRWSSWHA, from the coding sequence GTGGGCGAATTCGACCCCAAGGCCAGGTTCGGCCGGTCGCCGGTGGCCCGGCTGGCCACCGTGACGCCGGGCGGCCTTCCCCACCTGGTGCCGGTGGTGTTCGCCGTCGCCGAGGGCTCCCCCGACGTGGTCTACACCGCCGTCGATGCGAAGCCCAAGACGACGCGACGGCTGCGGCGGCTGGCCAACATCGAAAACGACCCCAATGTGAGCCTGCTCGTCGACCACTACGCCGATGACTGGACGCGGTTGTGGTGGGTGCGGGCCGACGGCGCGGCGGCCATCCACACCGACGGGGCGGCGATGGAGTCCGCCTATCGGCTCCTGCGCGCCAAATACCCTCAGTATCAATCGGTTTCGCTGGATGGGCCGGTGATCGCGGTCGCGGTGCGCCGCTGGTCGAGCTGGCACGCCTGA
- the treS gene encoding maltose alpha-D-glucosyltransferase, with amino-acid sequence MNDAREAVEHHPAGGSHVQDGVVEHPESDDFDNAAALPTDPTWFKHAVFYEVLVRAFFDANADGSGDLRGLLGRLDYLQWLGIDCIWLPPFYDSPLRDGGYDIRDFYKVLPEFGTVEDFVALLNAAHERGIRVITDLVMNHTSESHPWFQESRHDPDGPYGDFYVWSDTSEQYTDARIIFVDTEESNWTFDPVRRQFYWHRFFSHQPDLNYDNPAVQEAMIDVIRFWLGLGIDGFRLDAVPYLFEREGTNCENLPETHAFLKRVRKVVDDEFPGRVLLAEANQWPADVVEYFGDPTTGGDECHMAFHFPLMPRIFMAVRRESRIPISEILAQTPEIPDMAQWGIFLRNHDELTLEMVTDEERDYMYSEYAKDPRMKANVGIRRRLAPLLDNDRNQIELFTALLLSLPGSPVLYYGDEIGMGDVIWLGDRDGVRTPMQWTPDRNAGFSKANPGRLYLPASQDSVYGYQAVNVEAQRDTSTSLLNFTRMMLAVRRRHEAFAIGMFQELGGSNPSVLAFVRQVPGGGDTVLCVNNLSRFPQPIELNLQHWSGCTPVELTGHVEFPRIGHLPYLLTLPGHGFYWFQLTACEEDA; translated from the coding sequence ATGAACGACGCAAGAGAAGCTGTCGAGCACCATCCCGCAGGGGGCAGTCACGTCCAGGACGGTGTGGTCGAGCACCCCGAGTCCGACGACTTCGACAACGCCGCCGCGCTGCCCACCGACCCGACGTGGTTCAAGCACGCCGTCTTCTACGAGGTGCTGGTACGGGCGTTCTTCGACGCCAACGCCGACGGGTCGGGCGATCTGCGCGGACTCCTGGGGCGCCTGGACTACCTGCAGTGGCTGGGCATCGACTGCATCTGGCTGCCCCCTTTCTACGATTCGCCGCTCCGCGACGGCGGCTACGACATCCGGGACTTCTACAAGGTGCTGCCCGAGTTCGGCACCGTCGAGGACTTCGTCGCGTTGCTCAACGCCGCCCACGAGCGGGGCATCCGCGTCATCACCGACCTGGTGATGAACCACACGTCGGAATCGCACCCGTGGTTCCAGGAGTCGCGGCACGACCCCGACGGCCCGTACGGCGACTTCTACGTGTGGAGCGACACCAGCGAGCAATACACCGACGCCCGGATCATCTTCGTCGACACCGAGGAGTCCAACTGGACCTTCGACCCGGTGCGCCGCCAGTTCTACTGGCACCGCTTCTTCTCGCATCAGCCTGACCTGAACTATGACAACCCCGCCGTGCAGGAAGCCATGATCGACGTCATCCGCTTCTGGCTGGGCCTGGGCATCGACGGCTTCCGGTTGGACGCGGTGCCCTACCTGTTCGAGCGGGAGGGCACCAACTGCGAGAACCTGCCCGAGACGCACGCCTTCCTCAAGCGCGTCCGCAAGGTCGTCGACGACGAATTCCCGGGCCGGGTGCTGCTGGCCGAGGCCAATCAGTGGCCGGCCGACGTCGTCGAGTACTTCGGGGATCCCACCACCGGCGGCGACGAGTGCCACATGGCGTTCCACTTCCCGCTGATGCCGCGCATCTTCATGGCGGTTCGGCGGGAGTCGCGCATTCCGATCTCGGAGATCCTGGCGCAAACACCGGAGATCCCCGACATGGCGCAATGGGGGATCTTCCTGCGTAACCACGACGAGTTGACGCTGGAGATGGTCACCGACGAAGAGCGCGACTACATGTACTCCGAGTACGCCAAGGATCCGCGGATGAAGGCGAACGTCGGAATCCGGCGCCGCCTGGCGCCGCTGCTGGACAACGACCGCAACCAGATCGAGCTGTTCACCGCGCTGCTCTTGTCGCTGCCCGGCTCGCCGGTCCTGTACTACGGCGACGAGATCGGCATGGGCGACGTCATCTGGCTGGGTGATCGCGACGGCGTGCGCACCCCGATGCAGTGGACGCCGGACCGTAATGCGGGGTTCTCCAAGGCCAACCCGGGCCGGCTCTACCTGCCGGCCAGCCAGGACTCGGTCTACGGCTATCAGGCCGTCAACGTGGAGGCCCAGCGCGACACGTCCACGTCGCTGCTCAACTTCACCCGCATGATGCTGGCCGTGCGGCGCCGCCACGAGGCCTTCGCGATCGGCATGTTCCAGGAACTGGGGGGCTCCAACCCGTCGGTGCTGGCGTTCGTGCGCCAGGTGCCCGGCGGCGGGGACACGGTGTTGTGCGTCAACAACCTGTCGCGGTTCCCGCAGCCGATCGAACTGAACCTGCAGCACTGGAGCGGTTGCACGCCGGTGGAGCTGACCGGGCACGTCGAATTCCCGCGGATCGGGCACCTGCCCTACCTGCTGACATTGCCGGGCCACGGTTTCTACTGGTTCCAGCTGACCGCATGTGAGGAGGACGCATGA